The sequence below is a genomic window from Candidatus Bathyarchaeota archaeon.
AATAATTTTCTAATTGACAAACTTAAGCTTGAATTCAATAGACGTAGTGAGTATTCTTTTTTTGTTTTGCATAATATGTCTGCTAAAACTAACATTTCTAAAGAAAATATTTTTACATAACACAATTTCATTAGTTTTAAAAGGAGGGATTAAAGTTTACCGATAAAACACTTTTACGAGTGTTGGATGCTGAAAGTAGGGATGTTGGCAGAGGCATAGCAAGAATTGACCCAAAGATAGTTAGTGAATTGGGATTAATCGCTGGGGATGTTATCCAAATAATTGGGAAAAAGAAGACTTCTGCCTTATGTTGGCCAGGACATCCTGAAGATGGTGGTAAAGGCATCATTAGAATTGATGGGTATATTAGAAAGAATGCTGGTGTAGGAATAGACGATAAAGTAGAAATCAAGAAAATTGAGGTGAGTAAAGCAGCAAAAATTACTCTTGCACCCACTGAGCCTCTTCGAATTGTAGGTGGCGAGGAATATATCTCTCAACTCCTAGAGGGTAGAGTCATTTCAAGAGGCGATAACATTCCTCTTAATATCATGGGAAGGAAAATTGATCTAGTTGTTACCTCTTTACAACCTTCTTCAGATGCAGTGATTATTACTGAAACTACGGAAGTCTCTATTGGAGAGCAAATAAAGGAGCCTGTAAGAGCAGTTCCTAGGGTAAATTATGAAGATATAGGTGGTCTCAGAAATGAGATCCAAAAAGTCAGAGAAATGATCGAGCTGCCACTACGCCATCCTGAGTTATTTGAAAAATTAGGTGTGGAAGCTCCTAAAGGAGTTCTATTACACGGTCCTCCTGGAACCGGTAAGACGCTTTTAGCTAGAGCTGTAGCAAGCGAGACCAATGCTAATTTTTCATATATCGGTGGACCCGAAATAATGAGTAAATTTTACGGGGAGAGCGAAGAACGCTTACGTGAGATCTTTAAAGAAGCTCAAGAAAATGCCCCAAGCATTATTTTCATAGATGAAATTGATTCGATAGCTCCAAAAAGAGAGGAAATCACAGGTGAAGTTGAGAAGAGAGTGGTCTCTCAACTATTATCTTTGATGGATGGCTTAGAACAGAGAGGTAAAGTTGTAGTAATCGGTGCAACAAATAGACCTAATGCACTAGATCCTGCACTGAGAAGACCAGGGAGATTCGACAGAGAAGTAGAGATAGGTATCCCCGATAAGCAAGGACGTTTTGAGGTCTTACAAATCCATACTAGGGGCATGCCTTTAGCTGAAGATGTTGAGCTTTTAAAAATGGCCAATGTTACGCATGGGTTCGTAGGAGCAGATCTATGGGCTTTATGCAAAGAAGCTGCAATGAGGGCTTTGAGAAGAATTCTTCCAGGTATTGATTTAGAGGCTGAAAGTATACCGGCTGAAATTTTGAATAAAATAAATGTAACAAACAAAGACTTCCAAGAAGCTTTGAAAGACGTTGAACCATCAGCCATGAGAGAGGTATTGGTTGAAGTTCCAGAAGTAAAATGGGAAGAGGTAGGAAATCTAGAAGAGGCAAAGGAAGAATTAAGAGAGGCAATTGAGTGGCCATTAAAGTATCCAGGGTTATTTGCCAATATGGATGCAAAACCTCCAAAAGGAATCCTATTGTATGGTCCACCAGGTACTGGCAAGACCTTACTAGCTAAAGCTGTAGCTAATGAAAGTGAAGCTAACTTCATATCGATAAAAGGCCCTGAACTGCTTTCAAAATGGGTTGGAGAGTCCGAAAAAGCTGTCCGTGAAGTATTTAGGAAAGCACGTCAAGCTGCTCCTTGTATAATATTCATGGATGAGGTAGATTCAATAGCTCCTATGAGAGGGGGCAGTTTTGGGGACTCGAATGTGACAGAAAGAGTGATAAGTCAAACTCTTACAGAACTTGATGGATTGGAAGAGCTTAGAGATGTTGTTGTGATAGCAGCGACTAACCGTCCTGACATTGTTGATTCGGCTTTATTGAGACCGGGTAGATTTGATAGGATGTTGTTTATTCCCTTACCCAACAAAGAAGCTCGAATGGAAATCTTCAAAATACATACAGTGAATAAAAAACTTGATAAAGATGTGAATCTAGAGAGCTTGGCGAAAAAAACCGAAAGATATACTGGAGCCGATATTGCGGGCATATGCAATGGGGCGACTATGATGGCTATACGAGAACTTCTAACGAAATATAAAGATGAAAAGGAAATTAAAGAGAAGGCAAAAGATCTAAAGATTTCAATGCATCATTTTGAAGAAGCTATGAAGAAAGTCAGGCCGCTAACCGAGCAAGAACTAAAACAATACGAACAGGTTTTTCAAAGATTTTCTGAAGATGCTCAAAAGGGAGAAGTTAAACCCAGTAGCACAATAGCTTGATTATCAATACCATCTTTAATTTATCAACATTATCAAGATATTAAACGACCGGAGTTTGAAGTTCGGATTGAGTGAAGAAAAACAATCAGATCTTGGGATCACTGTCAAGAAAAATCAAAATTTTTCAGAATGGTATGTGCAGATAGTTAGGAAAGCAGAGTTAGCGGATTATGCAAAGGTAAAGGGCTTCACGGTAGTTATGCCCTATGGCTACTCAATTTGGGAGAAAATCAGAGATTATCTTGACTCTAAATTCAAAGAGACGGGTCACAAAAATGCATACTTTCCTTCGCTCATCCCTGAGAGCCTTCTAGGTAAAGAGGCTGAACATTTCTCTGGATTTACCCCGGAAGTCTTTTGGGTGACTCATGCGGGGAGCTCAGAGCTAGGAGAAAGATTGGCAACAAGACCGACTTCAGAAACTATCGCTTATGACTCTTATTCAAAGTGGATCAAAAGCTGGAGAGACTTGCCTTTATTATTGAATTTTTGGAACTCTGTTCTAAGGGCGGAAATCACTGGAACTAAGCCTTTTATCAGAACTTCAGAATTTCTATGGCAAGAAGGACATACTGTTCATGCTACTCAAGAGGAAGCCGATGAGGAAGTGATGAAAATGCTAGAAATCTACAAAAAATTCGTCGAAAATGTCTTGGCTGTACCTGCGATGACGGGGAAAAAGAGTGAGAGTGAAAAATTTGTTGGCGCCCTATATACAATGACGCTTGAGGGGCTTATGCCCGATGGTAAAGCTCTACAGATGGGGACTTCGCATAATCTTGGTCAGAATTTCTCCAAGTCCTTTGAGATAAAATTCATAGGCAAGGATGAGAAAGAGCACTTTGCTTGGCAGGCGTCTTGGGGCGTTTCCTGGAGACTAATTGGCGCTATTGTAATGGTTCATGGAGATGATAAGGGATTGATTCTACCTCCAGAAATTGCACCGATAGAAGCTGTAATAGTTCCTATCTTTTATAATGATTCTGACAAAGAAGTTGTTCTCCAAAAAATTGATAGTATTTCAAAACTTCTTTCTAATAAAGGAATGAGCATTTATGCAGATACGAGGGAACAATATACACCTGGATGGAAGTTCAATGAGTGGGAGCTTAAAGGAGTGCCCTTAAGAATTGAGATCGGTCCCAGAGACATAAAAAAGAAGAAGATTACGATAGTTAGAAGAGATACGTTTGAGAAGCTAGAAGTTGAAGAGGAATTAATCTACCAAGAGATAAAAAGAATCTCTGAAGATATCCAAAGGAACCTATTCAAGAAAGCTAAAGATTTCATGGAATCTCATACGGCTGATGTAGGCAATTATGAAGATTTTAAAAAAGTTCTAGATGAGAAAGGTGGATTTTTAAAGGCATTTTGGTGCTCTAAGCAAGTCTGTGAAGATAAAATCAAGGAGGAGACTGGTGCGACTATAAGATTGTTGTCAGAGGAGCAAGAAATAACATCAAATTGCATCTATTGTGGTGGAAAAGCTCGTGAGGAAGCGTTTTTTGCCAAAGCATATTAATTTGACAGGATTTAGAGCTTGATTTTAAAAAAATAGTAAAATACTCAATTTTTTTTGATCGCTATTTAAGCAATTGATGCTAAATTTTATATAAGCTATG
It includes:
- the proS gene encoding proline--tRNA ligase, coding for MSEEKQSDLGITVKKNQNFSEWYVQIVRKAELADYAKVKGFTVVMPYGYSIWEKIRDYLDSKFKETGHKNAYFPSLIPESLLGKEAEHFSGFTPEVFWVTHAGSSELGERLATRPTSETIAYDSYSKWIKSWRDLPLLLNFWNSVLRAEITGTKPFIRTSEFLWQEGHTVHATQEEADEEVMKMLEIYKKFVENVLAVPAMTGKKSESEKFVGALYTMTLEGLMPDGKALQMGTSHNLGQNFSKSFEIKFIGKDEKEHFAWQASWGVSWRLIGAIVMVHGDDKGLILPPEIAPIEAVIVPIFYNDSDKEVVLQKIDSISKLLSNKGMSIYADTREQYTPGWKFNEWELKGVPLRIEIGPRDIKKKKITIVRRDTFEKLEVEEELIYQEIKRISEDIQRNLFKKAKDFMESHTADVGNYEDFKKVLDEKGGFLKAFWCSKQVCEDKIKEETGATIRLLSEEQEITSNCIYCGGKAREEAFFAKAY
- a CDS encoding CDC48 family AAA ATPase, with translation MLDAESRDVGRGIARIDPKIVSELGLIAGDVIQIIGKKKTSALCWPGHPEDGGKGIIRIDGYIRKNAGVGIDDKVEIKKIEVSKAAKITLAPTEPLRIVGGEEYISQLLEGRVISRGDNIPLNIMGRKIDLVVTSLQPSSDAVIITETTEVSIGEQIKEPVRAVPRVNYEDIGGLRNEIQKVREMIELPLRHPELFEKLGVEAPKGVLLHGPPGTGKTLLARAVASETNANFSYIGGPEIMSKFYGESEERLREIFKEAQENAPSIIFIDEIDSIAPKREEITGEVEKRVVSQLLSLMDGLEQRGKVVVIGATNRPNALDPALRRPGRFDREVEIGIPDKQGRFEVLQIHTRGMPLAEDVELLKMANVTHGFVGADLWALCKEAAMRALRRILPGIDLEAESIPAEILNKINVTNKDFQEALKDVEPSAMREVLVEVPEVKWEEVGNLEEAKEELREAIEWPLKYPGLFANMDAKPPKGILLYGPPGTGKTLLAKAVANESEANFISIKGPELLSKWVGESEKAVREVFRKARQAAPCIIFMDEVDSIAPMRGGSFGDSNVTERVISQTLTELDGLEELRDVVVIAATNRPDIVDSALLRPGRFDRMLFIPLPNKEARMEIFKIHTVNKKLDKDVNLESLAKKTERYTGADIAGICNGATMMAIRELLTKYKDEKEIKEKAKDLKISMHHFEEAMKKVRPLTEQELKQYEQVFQRFSEDAQKGEVKPSSTIA